The Salvia miltiorrhiza cultivar Shanhuang (shh) chromosome 2, IMPLAD_Smil_shh, whole genome shotgun sequence DNA window CAGTCTCGTTTTGGCTCAACTGAGCAACAGCTAGAACTTCTGACCTCTTCATCAAGGAGTACTGCCAGAAAATCCTCAATCCATTTTCGGTAAGTTTTGACGTCTTTAGCGGCGTGCTCCCTCCGTCGGAGCATAAGAAATGGAGAAAGAAAGCTGCTCTCAATTCCAGTTAATTTGGGGGCTATAAAattagggtaaaatagtaaatttttaattaattattattaatattttaaaaaggggCTACAAGGAGTAAAATGAgagctatgaatagaatcaccctagTCTAAGCTATGCTAAACAGAAGGCCGGAGTTGAACCGAGATAAAAAGTTTATAAGGCTAAGGTGGCTATTTATGTGAGGTAGAGAAATCAATTTATTGATAATTTCCCAACATACTTAGTAACAAAATAAACATTCATGCAGTGGCAATCACAAGGCTAGAATAACAAGTAAATAAGGCTCTGAAATTTACAGTCCTAACTCAGAAAGCTTCACTCTTCCAACCAACATGAAGCCCTTATACACAATAGACCTCACAAGATGGGCACCACCCCAAGCAGCCTCCAACTCCTTCACAACGCCTTCCGGTAGCAAATCCACGCCTTGTTCCTCGGCGGTCACGACGGCCGACCACGACCGCACCATTCTCACGTACCCCTCAAACGCCAACTCCTTGGGAATATCAAGATGCAGAGGGCTCCCCTCGCAGCCCAGCCCGACGCCCTCAAAAGGGAAGGGAAGGGAGCCGTAGCCTCCAAACAGCGGCTTGATCTTGGAGTCCCAATAGGGAAGGGTGGTCTCGTACCAACAGCTTGCTGCGGCATCAAATGCTGGGCTAACTTCGATCCCGTTGTAGCCCCAAATTGCGATGACGCCGCCTGGCTGCCTAAGGAGGCGCGTTGCGACGGAGTAGAATCGTGGGAGATCGAACCAGTGGATGGCTTGAGCGACGGTGATGAGATCAACCGAGCCCTCGCCTCCGATTAAGCTCACTAGTTCATCATCGGAAAGGGATAAGGGTGTGTGCAAGTAGCGTACATTAGCACGCTGCTTTGCGAATTTCAGCTGAGCTGAGCTTATGTCTGTTGCGATCACTTGCTCATAATGCTCGGCAACCTGCGCGCGCATCAACACCGATGTTTATTCTGATTGTGCTCTTGTGTGTacgatttttcaaaaaaaattctcaaaacCGGAATTGTCTCTAAATCGGATCTGATGTGGCAAATAGAAAAATGACGCCGTACtttgattatttaaattaaaaaaaaaaatgaaaatgagatCCCTAGAAGATTTGTTTAGATTAGCGGCGAGAAGTATCaagatattataaaaaatattaagaaTTGACCATCAAAATTTAACTACCACCCTAGGCTCTATCACTGCAACAATTGGAATCTTCTACAAATCTTGTCAGTTTCCcacatgaaatttaaaattatacagATGAGCTGAAGTAAAGCCTCTTTTTAAACCATCGATTCTAACCTTTCaattcatgtaattatttaactaaaataataaaaagccATCAAAATTGTCCTCGTCCAAGATAATATTAAAGAACACGGAAGTTATTTAGAAGATGAACAACTTCAAATTAAGGAAGCACGACCTAATTAACATATAAATCTCTTGAttgaaatgaataaaaagaGAGGAAACTAACACCAAAAGCGGCCTGGCCGTTGCCGGTGGCGACATCCCAAGCGAGACGGTGGTGGGGGGTCAGCTCCGCCAGCATCTTGTACCACTCCGTCGGATACGATGGCCGAGCTTCCAAATATATCTCCGCCTGCTTATCAAACAGTCCTGCCATactgtatctctctctctctctaattttgTCGAAATGTCCACATTGCATTACACCCGATTGTTAATAAATAAACGTATATAAAACGACAATTTTCATAACTAAAATAAAACGGACaaaccaaataattaaatagggGAGCTTTATTTTCTCCCGTAGACGGCACAAATATTAAATACTTATCCAGTTCTCATTGAAAATAATTGAGTTctcattaatttaaaaaatatactccatttaATATTGAGGCCCACTCCCATGCGCTTAGAGCATGGTGCGCTGCAGTTAAATATAAGGGTAATTACGCCATGAATTTTGGTCTGTTTTTAAACTTTTTCATTAACTTCAATTTTTATCTTCAATTCCTTAAATTTAAGGCCTCGTtcaatttttctatatttttcttaaatccCCAAATTAGAAGCTGACATGACACTTTTTAAGTTGCCGGAAATATAACATGGAATTTTCCGGCGAAtgagtaaaacgacgtcgtttaattgggtaaaacgacgtcgtttgagCCCATATACCCACCGCGTTCGACTCCCTGCCCGATCTCCTACACCTGCACTCATAGGAGAATCAACTCTTCGGCGATATCCCGCCGGAGTTGGGACGACTGAAGCTCAAGCTCAGTTCCCTTAACCTCTCATCAAACCGAGAAGCTGGAAAATTACCCGACGAAGCTTCTCCTGGTCACCCTCGCGACAGCGCGTTTCCTAGTGAGAGAATACCGGAGGAAGAAGCTGAGCAGACGTCGCCGTTTTCCCATGAAATCTTTGGCGAACAACAGCGACAAGGTCAGACGCCATCGTCGTTTCCTCTACTTCACTCCAGGACACCAACAACACCAACGACCACCGCTGCTCGTTTCCCAGTGGCGGCGCAAGCCCCTGACTCAGAAACCCTAGGCTCCCAATCACCACCCTCGATTTCCGTCGACAACGCTGGGGGATGGGGACCTTGGCTGCCATATCTTCTCCACCTGTTCCCCTTTCCCTTCTTCACCTTTCGGTCACCCTTTCCAATGCTCTCGAAAAATGTCCAATTTGATTAGAAAAATATCAGATCTTGATTTTCCCGTCACCGGTTGTACATGAGTTGGAGGAGGCCGACGGATTTTCTTGTCACCTTCTCCTTTCCCTTCTTCATCTTGATTTAGAGGAGGCTGGCAGACTTGGAAGAGGGGGAAGGGAAGCTGCCGGCAGATTCAGAGTAGTcgttccatatttttttttgtttattattttacaAGTGTCAATTTTTGAGTTCAAATAGGCGTCATGTCAGTTCGATTCTACTACGTAGGTGCCATGTCAGCTTGGTACTCACCGGAGCTCAAAAGTATGAAAAAATTGAACGAGGctttaaattcagggaattgaAGGTAAAAATTGAAGTTCATGGAAAAGTTTTAAAACGGACCAAAGTTCATTGGTTTTGACATAATTACCCCTTAAATATAAATGCTAAAAGAATAGATTTTATACCAACTGAGCAGCTAGTTCGAGCGTTAAAATCTCACGCGAAGGTGTAGTcactacaataaaaaaaaatatcggACACTAAAAAATGCTCTAATATGTGCTCTATTGAGGCACTTCTTATTTTTAGGACACTTAGTACTTGTGTCTTCACGTATTGTATCCCAATAGGGTTGGGGGCACTTTTTATGTGccttgaatcaatagattaccCAACAATTTAttatggggggagggggaatacacTAGTAggctattttaattttttttttgtaaactaAGATCAGTATCTTAAGTGACACTGAAAGGTGTAGACTGAAGTGATCAGTGAAAAGCTATTTCAGTTAAGAGAAGGGTGTAGACTGATGCTTCAGTATTTTAACTTTAGTATGAAGAACGGGTCAACACACTAGAAGTTCAAGTAGAATTTCAGTCGTTTCAGTTAAACAAACAGAGaagtgttagaaatcttactgactatcctaAGATTTGTcggttagactgataacacttagAGAACTGGgtttgtgcttacgggtgcacagcaaaccttaatTCTGAAACAACAATTTCAGAgacaacacactgggttggacttcTCGTTCTTAACTCGCAGATGCTAAGACAACACACGTCGAGCTTGCGGAGGTTAAAAGTCTCCGAGTTCAGACACCTGCCTCGAACTCTCTCTAtttcaaacactcttttcgctcgaaAGAAAAGGGGTTCAAAACTTCCAACTATGATTACTGAGAACAAGCTCTCAAGTAATCATAATCTAGGCTAAGGATGCGAGTAGAAAATGCTTAGATGTTCTAAGAGAATTTTTGTATCAGGTATACTGATATTTCAGCAATgaatattctcttcttcgattcaaatatTTGGCTAAGTATAGGCCGAGTCTTGAATTTGGCTGAGCTTCAGCATATGTCTTTATTAAATCGGTGAAGAAAGAAGTTGATCCTTGAGCTCTTTATATAGGCAGCatttgaatagatccgttggaggagaTGGTCTTCAGAAATCTGCCGTTGTGAGACAAATTTGAATCATGGCTcatgatttatgcctaattattcttaattttgggggttttattgtgctaaatttgaattaataattctggaagttggtgcgtttatgagtttgttgatgctttgtaggagcttttgataaaataggaggaAGAATGATAAGTTGGAGTTTTTAGATCAAAAATTGAGTATTTTGGGCTCAAAGTGGTGCCAGAGCTGTCGGCGCATACTCTGCtgcctcgccagagctgacataGCTGAAGTCCATTCGTCAGAGTGGATTTCccgtgccagagccagagctaacaatTCCaagctcgacagagctgaatttcatatgccagagctgaacttaCATTTCCATAACTGACCAAACgctccagagctgactactcaTACAGATCTGACTACTtctacagagctgacttccagctctgccacgactcgccagagctgccaTCAATTGCCAGAGCTGCCATGACTTGCCGAGCAAGTTATACTTCGGTGCAATCCCTTGTGTGCGCACGCCTCTGTTCTTAGCTTGTTCTTGGAtgcttgctaatttttatgaatttgtggaagagatggTTTTTGAtgagaatttcgggtttgtgattgaatggtggttattttggttttactcttgatatatgtctcttgattgtgcaaagaattatgagttttgttgcaacacggtTGTAAGTAAATAAaatgtgatttgtccggtagatgttagagggagtgttgtcattgtgattgcctacgatcgtatccttatctgtgaaatgtttGATTGCTGAAAATTCTgccagctctgagtctctgctccgctagtttaactatgagcatgggaaaccacatgagaagactttggattacatccaaatagttttatttcacgaattatggctcaactgtcgaaatctaaatgattaagcacacaaagtgtgaaaaatggagatacagattataaaggcgatcacattagggaattcacttctagtggagaattgggtctgatcgaattatttGCATGACTGCTGTGTTACTTcttaaactttaagttacttgcatgatctgAGAGATATATGTtgattggaaaattttgaatgacttgttgaatgtttggatggaaataatcATCGTGAAACGCTCTCTTCCTTAAattcatactgattttgcttgaggacaagcaaaaggctaagtgtgggggaggggttgatttatgcctaattgttcttaattttgggggtttgattgtgctaaatttgaattaaatattctggaagttggtgc harbors:
- the LOC131011452 gene encoding uncharacterized protein LOC131011452, translated to MQCGHFDKIRERERYSMAGLFDKQAEIYLEARPSYPTEWYKMLAELTPHHRLAWDVATGNGQAAFGVAEHYEQVIATDISSAQLKFAKQRANVRYLHTPLSLSDDELVSLIGGEGSVDLITVAQAIHWFDLPRFYSVATRLLRQPGGVIAIWGYNGIEVSPAFDAAASCWYETTLPYWDSKIKPLFGGYGSLPFPFEGVGLGCEGSPLHLDIPKELAFEGYVRMVRSWSAVVTAEEQGVDLLPEGVVKELEAAWGGAHLVRSIVYKGFMLVGRVKLSELGL